A DNA window from Streptomyces asoensis contains the following coding sequences:
- a CDS encoding thioredoxin family protein, with protein sequence MIKADGVAEVTDADFAREVLGADLPVLVEFTADWCPPCRQMGPVLTALAAQEGERLKVVQLDVDTNPETTLAYQVLSMPTFMVFRGGEPVKSMVGARPARRLLAELEDVLPGGVG encoded by the coding sequence GTGATCAAGGCGGACGGGGTGGCCGAGGTGACGGACGCGGACTTCGCGAGGGAGGTGCTCGGGGCGGACCTGCCGGTGCTGGTGGAGTTCACCGCCGACTGGTGCCCGCCGTGCCGGCAGATGGGCCCGGTGCTCACCGCGCTCGCCGCGCAGGAGGGCGAGCGGCTGAAGGTGGTGCAGCTGGACGTGGACACCAATCCGGAGACCACCCTCGCGTACCAGGTGCTGTCCATGCCGACGTTCATGGTGTTCCGCGGCGGTGAGCCGGTGAAGTCGATGGTCGGTGCCCGGCCCGCGCGCCGGCTCCTGGCGGAACTGGAGGACGTCCTGCCCGGAGGGGTCGGCTGA
- a CDS encoding MerR family transcriptional regulator encodes MRIGELAARAETTTRTLRYYESRGLLPARRGDNGYRTYDEGDLRLVRQIRTLQHFGFDLEETRPFVECLRAGHPAGDSCPASLAVYRRKLDELDALIGELQAVRETVAGQLVRAELARDELAAEARVPGGPEPECELGGQER; translated from the coding sequence ATGCGCATCGGCGAGCTGGCCGCACGGGCCGAGACCACCACCCGGACGCTGCGGTACTACGAGTCGCGCGGGCTGCTGCCCGCGCGGCGCGGCGACAACGGGTACCGGACGTACGACGAGGGCGATCTGCGGCTGGTGCGGCAGATCAGGACCCTCCAGCACTTCGGGTTCGACCTGGAGGAGACCCGGCCCTTCGTGGAGTGTCTGCGGGCCGGGCATCCGGCCGGTGACTCGTGTCCGGCCTCGCTCGCGGTCTACCGGCGCAAGCTGGACGAACTCGACGCGCTCATAGGTGAGTTGCAGGCGGTGCGGGAGACGGTCGCCGGGCAGCTGGTCCGGGCCGAGCTGGCGCGGGACGAGTTGGCCGCCGAGGCGCGGGTTCCGGGGGGTCCGGAGCCCGAGTGCGAGCTGGGAGGGCAGGAACGGTGA
- the pta gene encoding phosphate acetyltransferase, with amino-acid sequence MTRSVYVTGIDRGDGRQVVELGVMELLTRQVDRVGVFRPLVHDGPDRLFELLRARYRLAQDPATVYGMDYHEASALQADQGTDELVSTLVERFHRVAREYDVVLVLGTDYADTQFPDELALNARLANEFGASVVPVVGGRGQTVESVLAETRNAYRAYQALGCDVQAMVTNRVAPQDREETAAALATRLPVPCYVLPDEPALAAPTVAQISHALGARVLLGDDSGLARDALDFVFGGAMLPNFLDALTPGCLVVTPGDRADLVIGSLAAHSAGTPPIAGLLLTLDEVPSDAILTLAARLAPGTPVVSVPGNSFLTAEQLFSMEGKLNAATPRKAETALGLFERYVDTGELLGRVSAPSTDRVTPMMFEHKLLEQARSDRRRVVLPEGTEERVLHAAEVLLRRGVCDLTLLGPVDQIRKKAADLGMDLGDCTLIDPATSELRDSFAEKYAQLRAHKGVTVELAYDVVSDVNYFGTLMVQEGLADGMVSGSVHSTAATIRPAFEIIKTRPDAGIVSSVFFMCLTDKVLVYGDCAVNPDPDAEQLADIAIQSAATAARFGVEPRIAMLSYSTGTSGSGADVDKVREATKLVRERRPDLRIEGPIQYDAAVEPSVAATKLPGSEVAGQASVLIFPDLNTGNNTYKAVQRSARAIAVGPVLQGLRKPVNDLSRGALVQDIVNTVAITAIQAQTPSEKASRQ; translated from the coding sequence GTGACCCGCAGCGTGTACGTGACCGGAATCGACCGCGGCGACGGCCGCCAGGTCGTCGAGCTGGGAGTCATGGAACTCCTGACCCGGCAGGTCGACCGGGTGGGCGTCTTCCGTCCCCTCGTCCACGACGGGCCCGACCGGCTCTTCGAGCTGCTGCGGGCGCGCTACCGGCTGGCACAGGACCCGGCCACGGTCTACGGCATGGACTACCACGAGGCCTCCGCCCTCCAGGCGGACCAGGGGACGGACGAACTGGTCTCCACCCTCGTCGAGCGCTTCCACCGCGTGGCCCGCGAGTACGACGTCGTCCTGGTCCTGGGGACGGACTACGCCGACACCCAGTTCCCCGACGAACTCGCCCTCAACGCCCGGCTCGCCAACGAGTTCGGCGCGTCCGTCGTCCCGGTGGTCGGCGGCCGCGGCCAGACCGTGGAGTCCGTGCTCGCGGAGACCCGCAACGCCTACCGCGCCTACCAGGCGCTCGGCTGCGACGTGCAGGCCATGGTGACCAACCGGGTGGCCCCGCAGGACCGGGAGGAGACGGCCGCCGCCCTCGCGACCCGGCTGCCCGTGCCGTGCTACGTCCTGCCCGACGAGCCCGCGCTCGCCGCGCCCACCGTGGCCCAGATCAGCCACGCGCTCGGGGCGAGGGTGCTTCTCGGCGACGACTCGGGGCTGGCCAGGGACGCGCTCGACTTCGTCTTCGGCGGGGCGATGCTGCCGAACTTCCTCGACGCGCTCACCCCGGGCTGTCTGGTGGTGACGCCGGGCGACCGGGCCGATCTGGTCATCGGCTCGCTCGCCGCGCACAGCGCCGGCACCCCGCCGATCGCCGGTCTGCTGCTCACCCTGGACGAGGTGCCGAGCGACGCGATCCTCACCCTGGCCGCGCGCCTCGCCCCCGGCACCCCCGTGGTCTCGGTGCCCGGCAACAGCTTCCTCACCGCCGAGCAGCTGTTCTCCATGGAGGGCAAGCTCAACGCGGCGACCCCGCGCAAGGCGGAGACCGCCCTCGGGCTCTTCGAGCGGTACGTGGACACGGGGGAACTGCTCGGACGGGTCTCCGCGCCCAGCACCGACCGGGTGACCCCGATGATGTTCGAGCACAAGCTCCTGGAGCAGGCGCGCTCCGACCGGCGCCGGGTGGTGCTGCCCGAGGGGACCGAGGAGCGGGTGCTGCACGCGGCCGAGGTGCTGCTGCGGCGGGGCGTCTGCGACCTGACCCTGCTCGGCCCCGTCGACCAGATCCGCAAGAAGGCCGCCGACCTGGGCATGGACCTCGGCGACTGCACGCTGATCGACCCGGCCACCTCCGAGCTGCGCGACTCCTTCGCCGAGAAGTACGCGCAGTTGCGCGCCCACAAGGGCGTCACGGTGGAGCTGGCCTACGACGTCGTCTCGGACGTGAACTACTTCGGGACGCTCATGGTCCAGGAGGGCCTCGCCGACGGCATGGTCTCCGGTTCGGTGCACTCCACCGCCGCCACCATCCGGCCCGCGTTCGAGATCATCAAGACGCGGCCGGACGCCGGGATCGTGTCGTCCGTGTTCTTCATGTGCCTCACCGACAAGGTCCTCGTCTACGGCGACTGCGCCGTGAACCCCGACCCGGACGCCGAGCAGCTCGCCGACATCGCCATCCAGTCGGCCGCGACCGCCGCCCGGTTCGGGGTGGAGCCGCGGATCGCGATGCTGTCGTACTCCACGGGCACGTCCGGGTCGGGCGCCGACGTGGACAAGGTGCGGGAGGCGACGAAGCTGGTCCGCGAGCGGCGCCCGGATCTGCGGATCGAGGGGCCGATCCAGTACGACGCGGCCGTCGAGCCGAGCGTCGCCGCCACCAAGCTGCCGGGCTCGGAGGTCGCCGGACAGGCGAGCGTGCTGATCTTCCCCGACCTCAACACCGGCAACAACACCTACAAGGCCGTGCAGCGTTCGGCCCGCGCGATCGCCGTGGGGCCGGTGCTCCAGGGCCTGCGCAAGCCGGTCAACGACCTGTCCCGGGGCGCCCTGGTCCAGGACATCGTCAACACCGTTGCCATCACGGCGATCCAGGCCCAGACCCCGAGCGAGAAGGCTTCCCGGCAGTGA
- a CDS encoding acetate kinase, translating into MTATRVLVLNSGSSSVKYQLLDMRDSSRLASGLVERIGEQSSRLAHTPLATGGGSREWTGPIADHDAALKAVAEELAKDGLGLDSPELAAVGHRVVHGGKHFTEPTVIDDAVLAEIERLIPVAPLHNPANLTGIRTATALRPDLPQVAVFDTAFHTTMPESAARYAIDVETADAHRVRRYGFHGTSHAYVSRATAKLLGKAPEEVNVIVLHLGNGASASAVERGRCVDTSMGLTPLEGLVMGTRSGDTDPAVIFHLARVGGMSIDEIDTLLNKKSGLVGLCGDNDMREIRRRIDEGDARAKLAFDIYIHRLKKYIGAYYAVLGHVDAVVFTAGVGENAAPVRAAALAGLDSLGLAVDAGRNAVRGDEPRLISPAGARVAVAVVPTDEELEIATQTYALVRR; encoded by the coding sequence GTGACCGCAACCCGTGTCCTCGTCCTCAACTCCGGCTCCTCGTCGGTGAAGTACCAGCTGCTCGACATGCGGGACAGCAGCCGCCTGGCGAGCGGGCTCGTCGAGCGGATCGGTGAGCAGTCCTCCCGGCTCGCGCACACGCCCCTCGCGACCGGCGGCGGAAGCCGTGAGTGGACCGGGCCGATCGCCGACCACGACGCCGCGCTGAAGGCGGTGGCGGAGGAGCTCGCGAAGGACGGGCTCGGTCTCGACTCCCCCGAGCTCGCCGCCGTCGGGCACCGCGTCGTGCACGGCGGCAAGCACTTCACCGAGCCGACGGTGATCGACGACGCGGTCCTCGCCGAGATCGAGCGGCTGATCCCGGTGGCCCCGCTGCACAACCCGGCCAACCTCACCGGCATCCGCACCGCGACGGCCCTGCGCCCCGACCTGCCCCAGGTCGCCGTCTTCGACACCGCGTTCCACACGACGATGCCGGAGTCGGCGGCCCGCTACGCCATCGACGTGGAGACCGCCGACGCGCACCGCGTGCGGCGCTACGGCTTCCACGGGACCTCCCACGCGTACGTCTCGCGGGCGACGGCGAAGCTGCTGGGCAAGGCCCCCGAGGAGGTGAACGTCATCGTGCTGCACCTCGGCAACGGGGCGTCCGCCTCGGCCGTCGAGCGGGGCCGGTGCGTCGACACCTCGATGGGGCTGACACCGCTGGAAGGCCTCGTGATGGGTACGCGCTCCGGGGACACCGACCCGGCCGTCATCTTCCATTTGGCGCGCGTTGGCGGAATGTCCATCGACGAAATCGACACTCTTCTCAACAAGAAGAGCGGGCTCGTGGGGCTGTGCGGTGACAACGACATGCGGGAGATCCGGCGCCGGATCGACGAGGGCGACGCACGGGCGAAGCTGGCCTTCGACATCTACATTCACCGGTTGAAGAAGTACATCGGCGCCTATTACGCCGTACTCGGACACGTGGACGCGGTCGTGTTCACCGCGGGCGTCGGGGAGAACGCGGCGCCGGTGCGGGCGGCGGCCCTGGCGGGACTGGACTCCCTGGGCCTGGCGGTGGACGCCGGACGCAACGCGGTACGCGGCGACGAACCGCGGCTGATCTCGCCCGCGGGCGCGCGGGTGGCGGTCGCGGTGGTACCGACGGACGAGGAACTGGAGATCGCGACACAGACCTACGCACTGGTGAGGCGGTAA
- a CDS encoding XRE family transcriptional regulator: protein MSPVPRPLSHTRQPGPPFDAAAARRLRTALGMTPDHVAHGLRASYALAHATADLVVAWERGALTPAYAELTALAGVLWCSPGELIGRPRTLREHRVAQGHAPEDVARAVGHDFPAYARMEESGQWHGTERQTAALAGLLRLSLRDLITVTGQEDRLAELLRAAVRTRWQAYAGPVHTIVPLDRRLLEDTLRAMHREYQGQMAATLSWSDGGTAADAGDAGRTYLDRVTDTFWTTLAPAGHPAPQPRDLPSGSEKSGGWKPGG, encoded by the coding sequence TTGTCCCCCGTGCCCAGACCCCTGTCCCACACCCGTCAGCCCGGTCCCCCCTTCGACGCGGCGGCCGCCCGCCGGCTGCGCACCGCCCTCGGTATGACCCCGGACCACGTGGCCCACGGGCTGCGGGCGTCCTACGCGCTCGCGCACGCCACGGCCGATCTCGTCGTCGCCTGGGAACGCGGGGCCCTCACCCCGGCGTATGCCGAACTCACCGCCCTGGCAGGCGTGTTGTGGTGTTCTCCGGGTGAGCTGATCGGACGGCCGCGCACCCTGCGCGAGCACCGCGTCGCCCAGGGACACGCACCCGAGGACGTCGCACGGGCCGTCGGACACGACTTCCCCGCGTACGCGCGGATGGAGGAGAGCGGGCAGTGGCACGGCACGGAACGGCAGACCGCCGCCCTCGCCGGACTGCTCCGTCTCTCGCTGCGCGACCTGATCACCGTCACCGGCCAGGAGGACAGGCTGGCCGAACTGCTGCGCGCCGCCGTGCGCACGCGCTGGCAGGCGTACGCGGGGCCCGTGCACACGATCGTCCCGCTGGACCGGCGGCTCCTGGAGGACACCCTCCGGGCCATGCACCGGGAGTACCAGGGGCAAATGGCCGCCACCCTGAGCTGGAGCGACGGCGGCACGGCCGCCGACGCGGGCGACGCCGGCCGCACCTACCTGGACCGCGTCACGGACACCTTCTGGACCACCCTCGCCCCCGCCGGCCACCCGGCCCCGCAACCGCGGGACCTGCCGTCCGGGAGTGAGAAGTCCGGGGGCTGGAAGCCCGGGGGCTAG
- a CDS encoding cation:dicarboxylate symporter family transporter, which translates to MPTKTSRRAAVAASSTPDTAPAAPAVKRDRTHYLYIAVIVAVAIGIAVGLAAPDFAVELKPIGTGFVNLIKMMISPIIFCTIVLGIGSVRKAAKVGAVGGIALGYFMVMSLVALGIGLVVGNILEPGTGLAITDAVKETGQAQVSPEAKDTTEFLLGIIPTTIVSAFTGGEVLQTLLVALLCGFALQAMGAAGQPVLRGVEHIQRLVFRVLSMVMWAAPIGAFGAMAAVVGSSGVDALKSLAVLMLGFYVTCFLFVFIVLGALLKIVSGLNIFSLFKYLAREFLLILSTSSSESALPRLIAKMEHLGISKPVVGITVPTGYSFNLDGTMIYMTMASLFIADAMGTPMSLGEQIPLLLFLFVASKGAAGVTGAGLATLAGGLQSHKPALVDGIGLIVGIDRFMSEARALTNFAGNAVATVLVGTWTKEIDKARVRLVLAGGLPFDEKTLLDHDDDAAAPVDVPEQREGGEKELAKA; encoded by the coding sequence ATGCCGACGAAGACGTCAAGGAGGGCAGCCGTGGCCGCCAGCAGCACCCCCGATACGGCACCTGCCGCACCCGCAGTCAAGCGGGACCGCACCCACTACCTGTACATCGCTGTGATCGTCGCGGTCGCCATCGGCATCGCCGTGGGTCTCGCCGCCCCGGACTTCGCCGTCGAGCTGAAGCCCATCGGAACCGGCTTCGTCAACCTGATCAAGATGATGATCTCGCCGATCATCTTCTGCACGATCGTGCTGGGCATCGGTTCGGTGCGCAAGGCCGCCAAGGTCGGCGCCGTCGGCGGTATCGCCCTCGGCTACTTCATGGTCATGTCGCTGGTGGCCCTCGGTATCGGCCTCGTCGTCGGCAACATCCTGGAGCCGGGCACGGGCCTCGCCATCACGGACGCCGTGAAGGAGACCGGGCAGGCGCAGGTCTCGCCGGAGGCCAAGGACACCACCGAGTTCCTGCTGGGCATCATCCCCACCACGATCGTCTCCGCCTTCACCGGGGGCGAGGTCCTCCAGACCCTCCTCGTCGCCCTGCTCTGCGGCTTCGCGCTCCAGGCCATGGGCGCGGCGGGCCAGCCGGTCCTGCGGGGTGTCGAGCACATCCAGCGGCTGGTCTTCCGGGTCCTGTCGATGGTGATGTGGGCGGCCCCGATCGGCGCCTTCGGCGCCATGGCCGCGGTCGTCGGCTCGTCGGGCGTGGACGCGCTCAAGAGCCTCGCCGTGCTGATGCTCGGCTTCTACGTCACCTGTTTCCTCTTCGTCTTCATCGTCCTCGGCGCCCTGCTGAAGATCGTCTCGGGCCTGAACATCTTCTCCCTGTTCAAGTACCTCGCCCGTGAGTTCCTGCTGATCCTGTCCACCTCGTCCTCGGAGTCCGCGCTGCCGCGGCTCATCGCGAAGATGGAGCACCTGGGCATCAGCAAGCCCGTCGTCGGCATCACCGTCCCGACCGGCTACTCCTTCAACCTCGACGGCACCATGATCTACATGACCATGGCGTCCCTGTTCATCGCCGACGCGATGGGCACGCCGATGTCGCTCGGCGAGCAGATCCCGCTGCTGCTCTTCCTGTTCGTCGCCTCCAAGGGCGCGGCCGGTGTCACCGGCGCGGGCCTCGCGACCCTGGCCGGTGGTCTCCAGTCGCACAAGCCCGCCCTGGTGGACGGCATCGGCCTCATCGTCGGCATCGACCGCTTCATGAGCGAGGCCCGCGCCCTCACCAACTTCGCGGGCAACGCCGTCGCCACCGTCCTGGTCGGCACCTGGACGAAGGAGATCGACAAGGCCCGGGTCCGGCTGGTGCTCGCCGGCGGGCTGCCCTTCGACGAGAAGACCCTGCTCGACCACGACGACGACGCGGCCGCTCCCGTGGATGTGCCCGAGCAGCGCGAGGGCGGCGAGAAGGAACTCGCCAAGGCCTGA
- a CDS encoding sensor histidine kinase, translated as MRIPALPRPRSLAGQLFAMQAVLIAVLVAGYALFTYVSDRNQAEEAAGRQATAVARSVADSPSVRAAIGTAHPTAQLQPYALRVMKDTEVDFVTIMNPQGIRWTHPDREQIGQRFRGNTARALKGETFTETYTGTLGASVRAVTPIGEGDRIVGLVSAGIKVESISKRVQDQVTALFAVAVGALALGAVGTYVINASLRRHTHGMNAAELSRMHDYHQAALHAVREGLLMLDGQYKVALINDGGRELLGVTGEVVGMSVADLGLPAPLTGALLSSEPRVDEVHLTADRVLVVNTSPVSGGERRGTVVTLRDVTELQSVMGELDSERGFTQALRSQAHEAANRLHTVVSLIELGRAEEAVDFATAELELAQALTDQVVAAVSEPVLAALLLGKTAQANERGVELVVSQESTLDDGLLPESLPARDLVTILGNLIDNAVDAAQGSTRAQVTVTAATEGAELLLRVADTGAGVDPAHASLVFERGFSTKPAGPGGRGLGLALVRQAVQRHEGTLSVAQAPGGGAEFLVRLPLPAPAAAGAAGSGGRAGGTGDEG; from the coding sequence ATGCGCATCCCCGCCCTGCCCAGACCCCGCAGCCTGGCCGGCCAGCTCTTCGCCATGCAGGCCGTGCTGATAGCGGTGCTCGTCGCGGGGTACGCGCTGTTCACCTACGTCAGCGACCGCAACCAGGCCGAGGAGGCCGCGGGCCGCCAGGCCACGGCGGTGGCCCGCTCGGTCGCCGACTCCCCCTCCGTGCGGGCGGCGATCGGGACCGCGCACCCCACCGCCCAGCTCCAGCCGTACGCGCTGCGGGTCATGAAGGACACGGAGGTCGACTTCGTCACGATCATGAATCCGCAGGGCATCCGCTGGACCCACCCGGACCGGGAGCAGATCGGCCAGCGCTTCCGCGGCAACACGGCGAGGGCGCTGAAGGGCGAGACGTTCACCGAGACGTACACCGGCACGCTCGGGGCGTCCGTCCGCGCGGTCACCCCGATCGGGGAGGGCGACCGGATCGTCGGCCTGGTCAGCGCAGGCATCAAGGTGGAGTCGATCAGCAAACGGGTGCAGGACCAGGTGACCGCCCTGTTCGCGGTGGCCGTCGGGGCGCTCGCGCTCGGCGCGGTCGGCACGTACGTGATCAACGCGTCGCTGCGCCGGCACACCCACGGCATGAACGCCGCCGAGCTCAGCCGCATGCACGACTACCACCAGGCCGCGCTGCACGCCGTGCGGGAGGGGTTGCTGATGCTGGACGGGCAGTACAAGGTGGCGCTGATCAACGACGGAGGCCGGGAGCTGCTCGGCGTGACGGGAGAGGTGGTGGGCATGTCGGTGGCGGACCTGGGCCTGCCCGCCCCGCTGACGGGCGCGCTGCTCTCCTCGGAGCCCCGGGTGGACGAGGTGCATCTGACGGCCGACCGGGTGCTGGTGGTGAACACCTCCCCGGTGTCCGGCGGTGAACGCCGGGGCACCGTGGTCACCCTGCGCGATGTGACCGAACTCCAGTCCGTGATGGGTGAGTTGGACTCCGAACGCGGATTCACCCAGGCGCTGCGCTCCCAGGCCCACGAGGCGGCGAACCGGCTGCACACCGTGGTGTCGCTGATCGAGCTGGGCCGCGCGGAGGAGGCCGTGGACTTCGCGACGGCGGAGCTGGAACTGGCCCAGGCGCTGACCGACCAGGTGGTCGCCGCGGTCAGCGAACCGGTCCTCGCGGCCCTGCTGCTGGGCAAGACGGCCCAGGCCAACGAGCGGGGCGTGGAGCTGGTGGTGTCCCAGGAGAGCACCCTCGACGACGGGCTGCTGCCGGAGTCGCTGCCGGCGAGGGACCTGGTGACGATCCTGGGCAACCTCATCGACAACGCGGTGGACGCCGCCCAGGGCAGCACCCGGGCGCAGGTCACGGTGACCGCGGCCACCGAGGGCGCCGAGCTGCTGCTGCGGGTGGCGGACACCGGAGCGGGCGTCGACCCCGCGCACGCCTCGCTGGTCTTCGAGCGCGGGTTCTCGACGAAACCGGCGGGGCCGGGCGGCCGGGGTCTCGGGCTGGCGCTGGTCCGCCAGGCGGTCCAGCGCCACGAGGGCACGCTGTCGGTGGCGCAGGCCCCGGGCGGCGGCGCCGAGTTCCTCGTCCGCCTGCCGCTGCCGGCGCCGGCCGCGGCGGGCGCGGCCGGGTCCGGCGGGCGGGCCGGCGGGACGGGAGACGAGGGATGA
- a CDS encoding ATP-dependent 6-phosphofructokinase, whose protein sequence is MRIGVLTAGGDCPGLNAVIRSVVHRAVDNYGDEVIGFEDGYAGLLDGRYRGLDLNAVSGILARGGTILGSSRLERDRLREACESASDMIHDFGIDALIPIGGEGTLTAARMLSDAGLPVVGVPKTIDNDISSTDRTFGFDTAVGVATEAMDRLKTTAESHQRVMVVEVMGRHAGWIALESGMAAGAHGICLPERPFDPADLVKMVEERFSRGKKFAVVCVAEGAHPADGTMDYSKGAIDQFGHERFQGIGTALAYELEKRLGKEARPVILGHVQRGGVPTAYDRVLATRFGWHAVEAAHRGEFGRMTALRGTDVVMVPLADAVTELKTVPADRIEEAESVF, encoded by the coding sequence ATGCGCATCGGAGTTCTCACCGCAGGTGGCGACTGCCCCGGCCTGAACGCAGTGATCCGGTCGGTCGTGCACCGCGCCGTCGACAACTACGGCGACGAGGTCATCGGCTTCGAGGACGGCTACGCCGGCCTGCTGGACGGCCGTTACCGCGGGCTCGACCTCAACGCGGTGAGCGGCATCCTGGCCCGCGGCGGCACCATCCTCGGCTCGTCCCGCCTCGAGCGCGACCGGCTGCGCGAGGCCTGCGAGAGCGCCTCCGACATGATCCACGACTTCGGTATCGACGCGCTCATCCCGATCGGCGGCGAGGGCACGCTGACCGCGGCCCGGATGCTGTCGGACGCCGGTCTGCCGGTGGTCGGCGTCCCGAAGACGATCGACAACGACATCTCGTCGACGGACCGCACCTTCGGCTTCGACACCGCGGTCGGCGTCGCCACCGAGGCGATGGACCGTCTCAAGACGACCGCGGAGTCACACCAACGGGTGATGGTGGTCGAGGTCATGGGACGCCACGCGGGCTGGATCGCGCTGGAGTCCGGGATGGCCGCGGGCGCGCACGGCATCTGTCTGCCGGAGCGGCCCTTCGACCCCGCCGACCTGGTGAAGATGGTCGAGGAGCGGTTCTCGCGCGGCAAGAAGTTCGCGGTGGTCTGCGTCGCCGAGGGTGCGCACCCGGCCGACGGCACGATGGACTACAGCAAGGGCGCGATCGACCAGTTCGGTCACGAGCGCTTCCAGGGCATCGGTACGGCACTGGCCTACGAGCTGGAGAAGCGGCTCGGCAAGGAGGCCCGGCCGGTGATCCTCGGCCACGTCCAGCGCGGCGGCGTCCCGACCGCGTACGACCGTGTCCTCGCGACCCGCTTCGGCTGGCACGCGGTGGAGGCCGCGCACCGCGGCGAGTTCGGCCGGATGACGGCGCTGCGCGGGACGGACGTGGTGATGGTGCCGCTCGCCGACGCGGTGACCGAACTGAAGACCGTCCCGGCGGACCGCATCGAAGAGGCGGAGTCCGTCTTCTAG
- a CDS encoding response regulator → MTGDEPIRVLVVEDDPVAADAHVMYVGRVPGFVAVGKAHTGAEARRLLDRTPVDLLLLDLHLPDAHGLQLARSLRAAGYHADVIAVTSARDLTVVREGVSLGVVQYVLKPFTFATLRDRLVRYAEFRGAAGEASGQDEVDRALAALRAPGPAALPKGLSAPTLERVTQTVREAVEGLTAAGVAEAVGISRITARRYLEHLVESGRAERKPLYGQVGRPELVYRWVRTARGK, encoded by the coding sequence ATGACGGGCGACGAGCCGATCAGAGTGCTGGTGGTGGAGGACGACCCGGTCGCCGCGGACGCCCATGTGATGTACGTGGGGCGGGTGCCGGGGTTCGTCGCGGTGGGCAAGGCGCACACGGGCGCGGAGGCCCGGCGCCTGCTCGACCGGACCCCGGTGGACCTGCTCCTCCTCGACCTGCACCTGCCGGACGCCCACGGGCTCCAGCTGGCCCGCTCGCTGCGGGCGGCGGGGTACCACGCGGACGTGATAGCGGTGACGTCGGCGCGGGACCTGACCGTGGTGCGCGAGGGCGTCTCGCTCGGAGTGGTGCAGTACGTGCTCAAGCCCTTCACCTTCGCCACGCTCCGCGACCGGCTGGTGCGGTACGCCGAGTTCCGTGGCGCCGCGGGCGAGGCGAGCGGCCAGGACGAGGTCGACCGGGCCCTGGCCGCCCTGCGCGCGCCCGGTCCCGCAGCGCTGCCCAAGGGGCTGAGCGCGCCGACGCTGGAACGGGTGACGCAGACCGTGCGGGAGGCGGTGGAGGGGCTGACGGCGGCTGGGGTCGCCGAGGCGGTGGGCATCTCCCGCATCACGGCCCGGCGCTATCTGGAGCACCTGGTGGAGTCCGGCAGGGCCGAACGCAAGCCGCTGTACGGACAGGTGGGCAGGCCGGAGCTGGTGTACCGGTGGGTGCGGACGGCTCGCGGGAAGTGA